The genomic interval TTAATTCCACGGAAGTCACGAGTACGTGGCAAAGCTACAGAAATAAAACGATCTAAAAAGTCGTACATTTTATCCCCACGCAAAGTAACTTTCGTACCAATTGGCATTCCTTTACGTAATTTAAAGTTTGAAACGTCTTTTTTAGAAATCGTAGCTACTGCTCTTTGACCAGCGATACGAGATACATCTGCGATCGCATTGTCTACAATTTTCTTGTCAGCAACTGCATCACCCAAACCTTGGCTGATAACAATTTTCTCTAACTTAGGTACACGCATAATGGTTTTGTACCCGAATTTTTCAGTAAGTGTCGGAACGATTTCCTCTCTGTACTGTTTCTTTAATCTTGGTGAATAACTCATTATTTGATCTCCTCTCCTGATTTTTTAGAATAACGAACTAACTTACCTTTAGCATCTTCCTTACGGCCGGTGCGACTAGCTTGTCCTTTGATAACCACCATTAAGTTGGAAATATGAATAGTTCCTTCTTTTTCGACGATTCCGCCTTGTGGCTCTGAAGCACTTGGTTTTGTGTGACGTTTTACAACGTTCACACCACCAACTGTAGCTCTTTCTTTGTTTCTGTCAATAGTCAATACTGTTCCTTCTTGACCTCTAGACTCACCGCTTAATACTTTAACAGTGTCGCCTACTTTGATGTGTAATTTCTTTTGCATGACTTCACTACTGATTAAAGTACTTCGGGAGCAAGTGAAACAATTTTCATGTAATTGTTTTCACGAAGCTCACGAGCTACTGGTCCAAAAATACGGGTTCCTCTCATTTCCCCCGCCTGATTCAAGATAACGCAAGCGTTATCATCGAAACGAATGTAAGAACCGTCAGGTCGGCGAACCTCCTTACGTGTTCTTACAACAACCGCCTTGGCAACCGATCCTTTTTTTACGGCTCCAGAGGGCATTGCGCTCTTAACAGCTACTACGATTTTATCTCCTACTGAAGCATAGCGACGTTTAGTACCGCCTAAAACGCGGATACATAACACCTCTTTTGCTCCGGAGTTATCCGCAACTGCAAGTCTTGATTCTTGTTGTATCATTGCAACTAATTATTATTTAGCTCTTTCTAAAATTTCTACTAACCTCCAATTCTTGTTTTTAGACAAGGGACGAGTCTCCATGATTTTAACGGTGTCACCAATGTTACAATCGTTTTTTTCATCGTGGGCTACAAATTTAGTAGTTTTTTTGACGAACTTACCATATTTCGGGTGTTTTACTTTTCTTTCTACAGAAACCACGATAGATTTTTCCATCTTATCGCTAGTAACAGTCCCAATACGTTCTTTTCTTAAATTACGCTTTTCCATTTCAAGCTTCTTTTACTTTCAAGCCTTAGGCCTGAATTTCACGTTTTCTCAATTCTGTATTCAAACGAGCAATATGCTTGCGAACGTCACGAATTTGAAGTGGATTTTCAAGTGGAGTCACTTTATGTCCTAATTTCATTTTCGCCAATCTTTCCGTTTCGCTTGACACTTGCTTTTTCAAATCATCAACTGAAAGTTTACTAATTTCTTGTCGTTGTTTCATCTGTCAATTATTTTCCTGGTACAACATAATCGTTACGAACGATGAACTTACATTTTACTGGAAGTTTTTGAGCAGCTAAACGAAGTGCTTCCTTAGCAACTTCATAGGGAACTCCGTCCGCTTCGAACATAATACGACCTGGTCTTACAACAGCCACCCAGTGACTAGGAGCACCTTTACCTTTACCCATACGTACTTCCGCAGGTTTAGAGGTGATCGGTTTGTCTGGGAAGATACGAATCCACACCTTACCTTCACGCTTCATGAATCGCGTAACTGCGATACGAGAAGCTTCAATTTGGCGTGATGTGATCCATCCCGGCTCCAATGTTTTAAGTCCAAAAGATCCGAATGCAATTGTTGATCCGCGTTGCGCTTCACCACGATTACGACCTTTTTGAACTCTTCTAAATTTGGTTCTCTTTGGAGATAACATCTTCTGAAAATTTTAATGTGTTTTTACTTCTTTTTACGGTTGTTTCCACCTTTTCCTCCAGCTGGACGACGGTTTCCTCTATCGCGATCTCCAGATGGCGCACCACCTTTTGAACCTTGAGCAGCCATTCCAACATTTGGAGAAAGATCACGACGACCATAAACTTCACCTTTGCAGATCCATACTTTGATACCAATCAAACCGTAAGTAGTTAATGCCTCACCTACTGCGTAATCGATATCAGCTCTGAACGTATGTAACGGAGTACGTCCATCTTTGTACATTTCTGAACGAGCCATTTCAGCTCCATTCAAACGACCTGAAATTTTCACTTTGATCCCTTCGGCACCCATTCTCATGGTTGAACCGATAGACATCTTGATAGCGCGACGAAATGAAATACGAGCCTCAATTTGACGAGCGATTCCATCAGCTACTAAGCGAGCATCCAATTCCGGACGTTTCACTTCGAAAATGTTGATTTGAATCTCTTTTTTCGTCAATTTTTTTAACTCTTCTTTCAATTTGTCTACTTCTTGACCACCTTTACCGATAATCACACCCGGACGAGCCGTGTTGATTGTTACAGTAACGAGCTTGAGGGTGCGCTCGATGATGATTTTCGAAATACTTGCTCTGGATAAACGGGCGTGTAAATACTTACGAATTTTATCATCTTCGATGATTTTATCTTTGTAATTATCTCCACCGTACCAGTTAGATTCCCATCCGTGGATGAAACCTAATCTATTTCCAATTGGATTTGTTTTTTGTCCCATTTTCCTTCAATTATTTTGAACCATCAACAACGATAGTCACGTGGTTTGATCTTTTACGAACTCGGTAAGCTCTACCTTGAGGAGCAGTTTGAATACGTTTCAACATACCTGCGCTACCAACTTCGATAGATTTCACCACTAATTTTTCATCTTCAATGCTTTTACCCTCGTTTTTAGTTTCCCAGTTAGCAATTGCAGAACGCAATAACTTAGATAAACTTAACGATGCGTCTTTCGCATTGTGCTGCAATATGTTTAGAGCTTTGTTTACTTCAACTCCACGTACAAGATCTGCAACTAATCTCATTTTACGAGGAGAAATAGGAGAATTGTTCAATTTCGCAAAAGCGATTGACTTATTCTCTTCTTTTATACTATCAGCTCTTAATTTCTTTCTAGCGCCCATGTCACTTGAATATTAAACTATCTTTTTTTATCCTTTTTGTTAGCACCATGCCCACGGAAGTTACGAGTTGGTGAAAACTCACCTAACTTGTGTCCAACCATGTTCTCGGTTACAAACACAGGAATAAACTTATTCCCGTTATGCACTGCAAACGTTAACCCAACAAAGTCAGGAGTAATGCAAGAAGCTCGTGACCATGTTTTGATTACTGCTTTGCTTCCGCTTGTGTGTGCTTCATCCACTCTTTTTGACAACTTATAGTGTACAAAAGGTGGTTTTTTCAACGAACGACTCATACCTTATTTTTTTCTTCTCTCGATGATAAACTTATCTGAATACTTCTTTTTCGAACGCGTTTTGTATCCTTTAGCAGGCATACCATTACGAGAACGAGGGTGACCACCGGAGTTACGTCCTTCACCACCACCCATCGGGTGATCAACTGGGTTCATCACAACACCACGTACACGTGGACGACGACCCAACCAGCGAGAACGACCAGCTTTACCAGAAACTACTAATGAATGTTCTCCATTCGATACAGCACCAATAGTTGCCATACAAGTAGTCAAAATCATACGAGTCTCACCTGAAGGTAACTTGATAATCGCAAAGCGACCATCACGAGCGTTCAATTGAGCATATGTTCCTGCTCCACGAGCAATTGCACCACCTTTTCCAGGTTGCAACTCAATGTTATGGATCACAGATCCAAGAGGAACATCGGATAAAAATAATGCGTTACCAACATTTGGAGCGGCACCAGCACCTGAAACGATTGTATCACCAACTTTCAATCCTTCTGGAGCAACGATGTAACGTTTCTCTCCATCCACATAATAAAGCAACGCGATACGCGCAGTTCTGTTTGGATCATATTCAATTGTCTTTACTACCGCTGGCACTCCGTGCTTGTCGCGTTTAAAGTCAATGATACGATACTTTTGCTTGTGTCCACCACCGATGTAACGCATGGTCATACGACCATCATTGTTACGACCACCAGACTTGCTTTTCTTCGCAACTAAGCTCTTTTCAGGAACATTCGTTGTTACTTCAGCATACGTACTGTTGATCTTGTGTCTTTGCCCTGGAGTGATAGGCTGAAATTTTCTAAGACTCATCAGTTTCTACTTAAAAATTATTAAACAAATCAATCGTTTCTCCTTCGGCAACAGTTACGATGGCTTTTTTCCATACGCGACTTTTTTGCTCAACGACACCTCTATTCGTAAATTTCGTAGAGGATTTTCCACCGCCATAAGTGAGTGTGCGTACATCCACAATGTGAACTCCGTACATCTTTTCGACAGCTCTTTTTATTTCCAATTTATTCGCCTTGCGATCAACTTCAAAAGCGAAAATACCGTTTTCATTTCCGGCAGTTGCTTTCTCTGTTATAATTGGCTTTTTGATAATAGTACTCATCATCAATTAATTTAAAATCTTTTCGATTACTTCGATTGAACTTTCTGTTAATACAACTTTCTTCGCATTCAATACATCATATGTATTAACTGAATCAGCAGATACAACTTTAACGCGTTGTAGGTTACGTGAAGACAAGTAAACATTATCGCTACCTGATCCTACGATCATCAACACCTTTTCGTTTAACAAGTTCAAGCTTGATAACATCGCTTTGAATTCTGCTGTTTTAGGTGTTGCTAGAGCTACATCCTCTAACACTAAAATTGAATCTAATTTTGCTTTATAAGCGAAAGCAGATTTACGTGCTAAACGCTTTAATTTGATATTCAATTTGAAGTGGTAGTTACGAGGGCGTGGTCCGAAAATACGTCCACCTCCTACACGTGTACCAGATTTAACACTACCAGCACGAGCACCACCCGTACCTTTTTGTTTTTTAATCTTTCTAGTAGATCCAGCTATCTCAGCTCTTTCTTTCGATTTATGCGTTCCTTGACGACGGTTCGCCAAGTGTTGCTTTACATCTAAGTAAATTGCGTGATCATTTGGCTCTATTCCAAAAATCGTGTCTGATAAGGTTACTTTTTTGGAAGTAGCCTTTCCTTTGCTATCTATTACTTTTACTTCCATTATTTCTGAATTATTACAGTTGAACCTTTAGGCCCTGGAATAGAACCCTTCACTACGATTAAATTTTTGTCAGCCAAGACACGCAATACTTCTAAGTTCTCAACGGTTACACGTTTGTTACCCATTTGTCCAGCCATGCGCATTCCTTTGAATACACGTGCAGGATACGAACAAGCACCAATTGAACCAGGAGCACGCAAACGGTTATGTTGACCGTGAGTCGATTGTCCAACACCACCAAAATTGTGACGTTTTACAACTCCTTGAAAACCTTTACCTTTAGATGTTCCAGCAATTCCAACGAATTCACCTTGTTCAAACAATTGAACATCTACTACATCTCCAAGATTAAGTCCGTCAAAACCTTTAAACTCCACCAATTTTGATTTTGGTGTCGTATTCGCTTTTTTGAAGTGGCCTTTCAATGCATTTGGAGTGTTTTTTTCTCTACGTTCTCCAAATCCTAATTGAATTGCCTCGTACCCATCTCGATCTTGTGTCTTAACCTGAGTTACTACACAAGGACCAGCTTCTATTACTGTGCATGGCGTTGCCTTACCCTCGGCACTGTAGACGCTAGTCATTCCGATTTTTTTACCAATAATTCCAGGCATACTTTACTAATTATAAATTATAAATTATTAAAGTGATGTAAATTTTTGGATTGAAGGGGACGCGATGCGTCGCGTCCCCACAACCAAAAGTTTCATCACACTTTAATTTCTACATCAACTCCTGAAGGAAGTTCTAATCTCATTAATGCATCAACAGTTTTAGACGAAGAACTGTAGATATCCAACAAACGTTTGTAAGAACACAATTCGAACTGCTCACGCGCTTTTTTGTTAACGTGTGGAGAGCGCAATACTGTGTAGATACGTTTGTGAGTTGGAAGTGGAATTGGACCACTAACTACCGCTCCTGTTGCTTTAACTGTTTTTACGATTTTCTCAGCAGACTTGTCTACCAAGTTATGATCGTATGATTTCAATTTAATTCTAATCTTTTGGCTCATTACTCGTTTGTATTAAGCGGAAACTTTTCCATTAATTTTTGCAATAACTTCTTCTGCTACGTTCTTCGGAGCCTCTGCGTAATGAGAGAATTCCATGGAAGAAGTTGCACGTCCTGAAGACAACGTACGCAATTGCGTCACATATCCAAACATTTCAGACAAAGGAACATCAGCCCTAACAACTTTTCCTCCTGCTTTGTCATCCATACCCTTCATCATACCTCTACGACGATTCAAGTCACCAACGATGTCACCCATATTCTCTTCCGGACAAATCACTTCTAATTTCATGATTGGTTCCAACAAGATTGGTTTACAGTTTTTCAATGCGTGACGGTAAGCCATTTTAGCTGCCATTTCGAACGACAATGAATCTGAATCGACAGCGTGGAATGAACCATCAACCAATTCTACTTTCATTGCTTCAACAGGGAATCCAGCTAAAACTCCGTTTTTCATAGACTCTTTAAATCCTTTCTCAACAGATGGAATAAACTCACGAGGAATGTTACCACCCTTGATTGAGTTAACGAATTCCAATCCAGTTTTTTCAGGATCTGTTTGAGGTCCGATCTTAACAGCGATGTCTGCGAATTTACCACGTCCACCTGATTGTTTTTTGTATTGCTCACGGTGATCGATAGCAACTGTGATATCCTCACGGTATGTTACCTGTGGAGCTCCTTGATTCACTTCTACCTTGAACTCACGACGCAAACGGTCTACAATAATATCCAAATGTAACTCACCCATTCCGGAGATAATTGTTTGTCCAGATTCCTCATCCGTATTTACACGGAACGTTGGATCCTCTTCAGCCAATTTATTCAATCCATTAGATAAACGGTCAGCATCTGCTTGAGTTTTAGGCTCAATTGCAATACCAATTACTGGATCTGGGAAGTTCATTGATTCCAAAATGATTGGATGTCCTTCTGCACACAAAGTATCTCCTGTACGGATATCTTTAAATCCAACAACTGCACCGATATCTCCAGCACCTAGCTCATCAATTTGATTTTGCTTGTTTGCATGCATTTGGAAGATACGAGAAATACGTTCTTTATTCTCTGAACGAGTATTGTAAACGTAAGAACCAGCTGGTAATTTACCTGAATAAGCACGAATAAAACACAAACGACCTACGAAAGGATCCGTTGCAATTTTAAATGCTAATGCAGCAAATGGAGCATCGTAAGATGGTAAACGCTCTTCTTCTTCATCTGTTTTTGGATTGATTCCAACAATAGAACCGTTATCCAATGGAGACGGAAGAATTTCCATTACCATATCCAACATTGCTTGAACACCTTTGTTTTTGAAAGATGAACCACACATCATTGGCACTACTTTTCCAGAGATTGTTGCTGCACGTAATGCATTTAAAATCTCACGCTCAGTCAATGAATTCTCATCTTCGAAGAATTTCTCCATCAAAGTCTCATCAAATTCAGCAACTGCTTCTAATAATTCACTTCTTAAACGTCTTGCTTCGTCAACGATATCTGCAGGAATTTCAACTTCTTGAAAAGTCATACCCATATCGTGCTCGTTCCATTCAATTCCTTTGAAATTGATTAAGTCAACAACTCCTCTGAAGTTATCTTCGTCACCAATATTGATTTGTAATGGCAAAGCATGGCTACCCAACATTTCTTTAACCTGTGCACACACATTTAAGAAATCAGCTCCTTGACGGTCCATTTTATTAACGAAACCAATACGAGGAACATTGTAATTGTTCGCCAAACGCCAGTTTGTTTCAGATTGAGGCTCAACACCATCAACTGCTGAAAACAAGAATACCAACCCATCTAATACACGTAACGAACGATTCACCTCAACTGTAAAGTCAACGTGTCCTGGAGTATCAATGATATTGATGTGATAATTTTGGTTTCTATATTTCCAATTTACTGTTGTCGCAGCAGAAGTAATGGTAATCCCACGCTCTTGCTCTTGCTCCATCCAGTCCATTGTAGCACCACCGTCGTGAACCTCACCAATCTTATGGTTTACACCAGAATAGTAAAGAATACGCTCAGTAGTTGTTGTTTTCCCAGCATCAATGTGAGCTGCGATACCAATATTTCTTGTGAATTTAAGATCTCTTGCCATTTCTTAGAATCTAAAATGTGAAAATGCTTTATTCGCTTCAGCCATTCTTAAAGTATCTTCTTTCTTTTTGAAAGCAGCACCTTCTTCTTTTGAAGCAGCAATAATTTCAGAGGCTAATTTACCAGCCATAGATTTCTCATTACGTTTACGAGCGTAACCAATTAACCATTTCATAGCTAATGATTGTTTACGTCCTTCACGAACAGGAGTAGGAATTTGGAAAGTAGCTCCACCAACACGACGAGAACGAACCTCCACAGATGGAGTTACGTTATCTAATGCCTTTTTGAACACTTCTAAACCTTCTTGATCCTCTAATTTTTTATCTACGATCTCTAATGCATCGTAGAAAATTTTAAATGCCAAATTCTTTTTACCAGAATACATTAAGTTGTTAACGAACTTTGTTACAACAACGTCATTAAACTTTGGATCTGGGAGTATGGCAATTTTCTTCGCTTTTCTTCTTCTCATCTCTTCAAGAGTTTAATTATTTCTTAACTTTTGGACGTTTCGTTCCATACTTAGAACGACGTTGTGAACGGCCCTCAACACCTGCAGTATCTTCCGCACCGCGAACGATGTGGTAACGAACCCCTGGTAAATCTTTAACCCTTCCACCACGAACTAACACTAAAGAGTGTTCTTGTAAGTTGTGACCTTCTCCTCCGATATAGGCATTCACCTCTTTACCGTTGGTAAGACGAACACGCGCTACTTTTCTCATAGCTGAATTCGGCTTCTTAGGTGTAGTGGTGTACACACGTACACATACTCCTTTGCGCTGCGGGCAAGAATCCAAAGCCGCTGACTTTGACTTCTTTACTACCGCAGTCCTTCCCTTTCGCACTAACTGTTGTATAGTTGGCATACAGTACTCAAATTTTGATAATTAATAAATAGTTCTTTCCCCAAAGAACACACTTTGAGGGGTGCAAAGATAGAGAGAAAATCTTAGAATGCAAGTAGTTTGGTAAAAAAGTGCTGTTTTTGAACAAATTAGTGTTGATAGCATATTTATCCTTATCAAATTAATACCTGAAGATAGTTTCGAAGATTTGACTTATTTTTGAATCTAATTATCAAAAATAACCCATGCGATTTATACTAATCTCCTTTTTAATCTTCGTCGTTCATAATTCACTCGCTTTAGATCAAGTAAATACAAAACTAAACAACTATGCCAAAGCTTGTCCTGAAAAAACATCCAGAGATTTAAAATCATTGGTGAATTATCTTTCTAAAGGAGGGAATACACAGACACAACAAGTTGAATTGTTCTGTTACTGGATAGCTGAAAACATTTCCTATGATACAGAAAGTTATGTCTCAGGGAAAACCACTGAAACAGCTAAAATTTTAGTCTCGAGAAAAGGTGTTTGTCAAAATTATGCGGAACTTTTGCAGAAAATGTGCGAATCTGTTCAAATAGAATGTCATATTGTTTCAGGTTATTCTAAAGGATATGGTTATTCAAAAAAGAAGCCTTTTCAATCTCCAGATCATGCTTGGAACATTGTCAAGGTTGATGGTAAATATCTTTTTGTTGATGCAACTTGGTCTTGTGGATATGTTGATCAGGTGAAAGGCTCACTTATGTTTTTCAAAGAACTTAAAATTGAGGAAATATTTGCTGATCCGAATTACTTTCTTATGACCCACCTTCCAGGTGATCCTAGATGGCAAATCCGAAACAATCCAATTACAATGACAAGTTTCACATCAAATGATTCTGTCAAAGACATGCTGAAACTTACGCTTCCCAACTACAATTACTTGGATAGTTTAAAAACTTATTTAGCTGCTGACAGTTTGGATCGCAGAGTAATGTCTGCAATTAGCACTTACAATTTCAATCCAATTAATGCCAACCTTACCGAAGTCGGAGATGCTTATTACAACAAGGCTTGGAAAACAAGTCAGAACACGAATGATATTAAAAACTATGAAACTGCAATTATTTGGTATGATAAGTCCATTATGATCTTTTCAAAGCTGAATAACACATACGGAGCCAAATGGATTAGCAATTCAAAAAAAGGCCTCAAATATTGCACCTATCAGATAGACATCCTTAAGAAGGATAAAAAATAGGCTTCGTTTATCTTCCCAAAAGTTGGAGAGCTTTAACAAGATGCTCTCCATTCGAATTTTCAATGTTCAAATAATAGGTTCCTTGAGGTAAATCTGACAAATCGATTTGTTGTGAAGTAACGTTCGAATCAAATTCTCTCAAAACTGAACCCAGTAGATTCACTAAGCGAATTTTATTTAATGGAATTTCAGACGACAACTCAAACATTCCTGAAGATGGATTTGGGAAAACGGATACTTTCGTTAACTCCGATTCATTTAAACTCAAGTAAGTATAATATTCACAATCTACATTTCCTGGATTATATGTTAAAGAATCGTCTTGGAAACAACGCAATTTGTAAAAAATTCCATCATTTGGAGAACTGCTGCACCAACCTGTAACTGGAAACAAAAAATGTGAAGGTGCTGAAACAAGATCCATCATTCCAAAATGAGAATTAATCAATCCTCCATATTGAATAGAATTGGAGCTTGAATCACGGGTTTGAAACAGGGTTACATTTACTCCGTTTAGAGTGCTATTATAAACTGTGTCAATTAATATATAAGAACTATCGTTGCATTCTTGATTTTGCACACCAACATCTATCAATCTTGATTGCCCCTCTGCTGCAGTAAAATCATACAAAACCTTGAACTGGTTTGCATTCCAAAACCAAACTGTATCTTGCTCAAAATAGATG from Fluviicola taffensis DSM 16823 carries:
- the rplE gene encoding 50S ribosomal protein L5: MSYSPRLKKQYREEIVPTLTEKFGYKTIMRVPKLEKIVISQGLGDAVADKKIVDNAIADVSRIAGQRAVATISKKDVSNFKLRKGMPIGTKVTLRGDKMYDFLDRFISVALPRTRDFRGINPKGFDGRGNFNLGVKEHIIFPEIDIDKVSKILGMDITFVTSAESDEEGRALLDAFGFPFIKK
- the rplX gene encoding 50S ribosomal protein L24; amino-acid sequence: MQKKLHIKVGDTVKVLSGESRGQEGTVLTIDRNKERATVGGVNVVKRHTKPSASEPQGGIVEKEGTIHISNLMVVIKGQASRTGRKEDAKGKLVRYSKKSGEEIK
- the rplN gene encoding 50S ribosomal protein L14, whose product is MIQQESRLAVADNSGAKEVLCIRVLGGTKRRYASVGDKIVVAVKSAMPSGAVKKGSVAKAVVVRTRKEVRRPDGSYIRFDDNACVILNQAGEMRGTRIFGPVARELRENNYMKIVSLAPEVL
- the rpsQ gene encoding 30S ribosomal protein S17, which codes for MEKRNLRKERIGTVTSDKMEKSIVVSVERKVKHPKYGKFVKKTTKFVAHDEKNDCNIGDTVKIMETRPLSKNKNWRLVEILERAK
- the rpmC gene encoding 50S ribosomal protein L29 codes for the protein MKQRQEISKLSVDDLKKQVSSETERLAKMKLGHKVTPLENPLQIRDVRKHIARLNTELRKREIQA
- the rplP gene encoding 50S ribosomal protein L16, yielding MLSPKRTKFRRVQKGRNRGEAQRGSTIAFGSFGLKTLEPGWITSRQIEASRIAVTRFMKREGKVWIRIFPDKPITSKPAEVRMGKGKGAPSHWVAVVRPGRIMFEADGVPYEVAKEALRLAAQKLPVKCKFIVRNDYVVPGK
- the rpsC gene encoding 30S ribosomal protein S3 gives rise to the protein MGQKTNPIGNRLGFIHGWESNWYGGDNYKDKIIEDDKIRKYLHARLSRASISKIIIERTLKLVTVTINTARPGVIIGKGGQEVDKLKEELKKLTKKEIQINIFEVKRPELDARLVADGIARQIEARISFRRAIKMSIGSTMRMGAEGIKVKISGRLNGAEMARSEMYKDGRTPLHTFRADIDYAVGEALTTYGLIGIKVWICKGEVYGRRDLSPNVGMAAQGSKGGAPSGDRDRGNRRPAGGKGGNNRKKK
- the rplV gene encoding 50S ribosomal protein L22 → MGARKKLRADSIKEENKSIAFAKLNNSPISPRKMRLVADLVRGVEVNKALNILQHNAKDASLSLSKLLRSAIANWETKNEGKSIEDEKLVVKSIEVGSAGMLKRIQTAPQGRAYRVRKRSNHVTIVVDGSK
- the rpsS gene encoding 30S ribosomal protein S19; the encoded protein is MSRSLKKPPFVHYKLSKRVDEAHTSGSKAVIKTWSRASCITPDFVGLTFAVHNGNKFIPVFVTENMVGHKLGEFSPTRNFRGHGANKKDKKR
- the rplB gene encoding 50S ribosomal protein L2 — its product is MSLRKFQPITPGQRHKINSTYAEVTTNVPEKSLVAKKSKSGGRNNDGRMTMRYIGGGHKQKYRIIDFKRDKHGVPAVVKTIEYDPNRTARIALLYYVDGEKRYIVAPEGLKVGDTIVSGAGAAPNVGNALFLSDVPLGSVIHNIELQPGKGGAIARGAGTYAQLNARDGRFAIIKLPSGETRMILTTCMATIGAVSNGEHSLVVSGKAGRSRWLGRRPRVRGVVMNPVDHPMGGGEGRNSGGHPRSRNGMPAKGYKTRSKKKYSDKFIIERRKK
- the rplW gene encoding 50S ribosomal protein L23, yielding MSTIIKKPIITEKATAGNENGIFAFEVDRKANKLEIKRAVEKMYGVHIVDVRTLTYGGGKSSTKFTNRGVVEQKSRVWKKAIVTVAEGETIDLFNNF
- the rplD gene encoding 50S ribosomal protein L4; its protein translation is MEVKVIDSKGKATSKKVTLSDTIFGIEPNDHAIYLDVKQHLANRRQGTHKSKERAEIAGSTRKIKKQKGTGGARAGSVKSGTRVGGGRIFGPRPRNYHFKLNIKLKRLARKSAFAYKAKLDSILVLEDVALATPKTAEFKAMLSSLNLLNEKVLMIVGSGSDNVYLSSRNLQRVKVVSADSVNTYDVLNAKKVVLTESSIEVIEKILN
- the rplC gene encoding 50S ribosomal protein L3, with the translated sequence MPGIIGKKIGMTSVYSAEGKATPCTVIEAGPCVVTQVKTQDRDGYEAIQLGFGERREKNTPNALKGHFKKANTTPKSKLVEFKGFDGLNLGDVVDVQLFEQGEFVGIAGTSKGKGFQGVVKRHNFGGVGQSTHGQHNRLRAPGSIGACSYPARVFKGMRMAGQMGNKRVTVENLEVLRVLADKNLIVVKGSIPGPKGSTVIIQK
- the rpsJ gene encoding 30S ribosomal protein S10, giving the protein MSQKIRIKLKSYDHNLVDKSAEKIVKTVKATGAVVSGPIPLPTHKRIYTVLRSPHVNKKAREQFELCSYKRLLDIYSSSSKTVDALMRLELPSGVDVEIKV
- the fusA gene encoding elongation factor G, giving the protein MARDLKFTRNIGIAAHIDAGKTTTTERILYYSGVNHKIGEVHDGGATMDWMEQEQERGITITSAATTVNWKYRNQNYHINIIDTPGHVDFTVEVNRSLRVLDGLVFLFSAVDGVEPQSETNWRLANNYNVPRIGFVNKMDRQGADFLNVCAQVKEMLGSHALPLQINIGDEDNFRGVVDLINFKGIEWNEHDMGMTFQEVEIPADIVDEARRLRSELLEAVAEFDETLMEKFFEDENSLTEREILNALRAATISGKVVPMMCGSSFKNKGVQAMLDMVMEILPSPLDNGSIVGINPKTDEEEERLPSYDAPFAALAFKIATDPFVGRLCFIRAYSGKLPAGSYVYNTRSENKERISRIFQMHANKQNQIDELGAGDIGAVVGFKDIRTGDTLCAEGHPIILESMNFPDPVIGIAIEPKTQADADRLSNGLNKLAEEDPTFRVNTDEESGQTIISGMGELHLDIIVDRLRREFKVEVNQGAPQVTYREDITVAIDHREQYKKQSGGRGKFADIAVKIGPQTDPEKTGLEFVNSIKGGNIPREFIPSVEKGFKESMKNGVLAGFPVEAMKVELVDGSFHAVDSDSLSFEMAAKMAYRHALKNCKPILLEPIMKLEVICPEENMGDIVGDLNRRRGMMKGMDDKAGGKVVRADVPLSEMFGYVTQLRTLSSGRATSSMEFSHYAEAPKNVAEEVIAKINGKVSA
- the rpsG gene encoding 30S ribosomal protein S7, with the protein product MRRRKAKKIAILPDPKFNDVVVTKFVNNLMYSGKKNLAFKIFYDALEIVDKKLEDQEGLEVFKKALDNVTPSVEVRSRRVGGATFQIPTPVREGRKQSLAMKWLIGYARKRNEKSMAGKLASEIIAASKEEGAAFKKKEDTLRMAEANKAFSHFRF
- the rpsL gene encoding 30S ribosomal protein S12 — protein: MPTIQQLVRKGRTAVVKKSKSAALDSCPQRKGVCVRVYTTTPKKPNSAMRKVARVRLTNGKEVNAYIGGEGHNLQEHSLVLVRGGRVKDLPGVRYHIVRGAEDTAGVEGRSQRRSKYGTKRPKVKK
- a CDS encoding transglutaminase domain-containing protein; protein product: MRFILISFLIFVVHNSLALDQVNTKLNNYAKACPEKTSRDLKSLVNYLSKGGNTQTQQVELFCYWIAENISYDTESYVSGKTTETAKILVSRKGVCQNYAELLQKMCESVQIECHIVSGYSKGYGYSKKKPFQSPDHAWNIVKVDGKYLFVDATWSCGYVDQVKGSLMFFKELKIEEIFADPNYFLMTHLPGDPRWQIRNNPITMTSFTSNDSVKDMLKLTLPNYNYLDSLKTYLAADSLDRRVMSAISTYNFNPINANLTEVGDAYYNKAWKTSQNTNDIKNYETAIIWYDKSIMIFSKLNNTYGAKWISNSKKGLKYCTYQIDILKKDKK